From a region of the Paenibacillus sp. FSL R10-2734 genome:
- a CDS encoding acyltransferase family protein, translating to MSVDLNVNKRVDWVDIFKGLIIMMVVLGHENGFLVKYIYLFHMPAFFFISGYTAKLNKQSFFTFTKERFLRLIVPVYCINILFFLFRWVMNLLGFGLVFYSEPMNASDFLHSIYNLFALNITSDLAGVSWFFIVLFLASVLLKLVHDIFRGKKLAIAATSILLFVVGYWFVRHNIRFPKTLFDLVLIAQFYFMCGRLLSESGFMSKIKFNIDILACILVILIYPLYYFANIYWGGTDYPSRSFGNPIINVISAFIGITATIAISYLLRNIRILKWIFIKLGEITLAIAFMHFLAFRVFFGILYLLNIVDRSQVQQLIPSQNANYQLVLFIFTIAFCWIINFILQKNDVCAALILGVKTKPFNRISSVLDYIFKPLLDLCVRLKLYCSNQLSAVIPYIKQRPILFIFMFIIIGYKIVYFMRPWINVNDELLILISSQKGLGSIYEYIANVSLSQGRAYFLGNLVALIIFTIKNVYVFRIICLLILVSNIYSFILLCNKIWNNTVLSWMLCFLFFVSLTFSWEPAIPNAYITFYGVSITALFLSLRYFYLYIENKQTKFIVLSILGYILCLFTYELFIIFAPLYLLIAMSRIKGLKKSIYKVLPIIISTAAYIVIYLIWRKLFGSGYEGAKVDLASFSIVDCLRAIVVIGLSALPGALLLISKYRYIYFDLYGDQQFQSKYLNIIAQVFTVQNVILGLLAFYIFYKLLQESRRVVFSNRMIIYIGIAAVYIFIPSTILAVTPLYQEAVKNSSFITLNASYFSLFACILFFCLLVIKLLQRVGSEKKQKLVIFLGAAFIAMMCILSNFQSDTITKHQNYLKQRLSFINSFINSDSFRNIQDGAVIYAPSIFKSEMSLAIHDSFWDEYTKIRIGKNVHFTKELPDSSVHNPVYYLKDIELDSSQERYLVFGKIDVTNQHNDYLSDDALVIYSGKQRQHIIEGKVKDNGIGEISLNDQGTTFMNGEYQISVRSQDAFTSDQLPGSMIFALKGQKFYLNSIRLVTGHYESYDLHGQKEGNTLATGTDKLGWYAPESNGSGTWMSKEASVRLLTGQAGSLIVKGYMTDYIDSNEIAILVDGVEMGRQTVRKGEFTFNVKVPVDKSIKVTLEAGKTMIPADLNINKDTRELSVLITSIKAE from the coding sequence GTGAGTGTTGATTTGAATGTTAATAAAAGAGTTGATTGGGTTGATATTTTTAAGGGCCTTATCATAATGATGGTTGTCCTCGGCCACGAAAATGGGTTTCTTGTTAAATATATTTATTTGTTCCATATGCCTGCCTTCTTTTTTATATCGGGATATACAGCTAAGTTAAATAAACAAAGCTTTTTTACATTCACGAAAGAAAGATTCTTGAGATTGATTGTTCCGGTGTATTGTATCAATATTCTTTTCTTTTTATTTCGTTGGGTAATGAATTTGCTGGGATTTGGTTTGGTATTTTATAGTGAACCGATGAACGCGAGTGATTTTCTCCATAGTATCTACAATCTATTTGCTCTTAATATCACCTCAGATTTAGCAGGTGTATCGTGGTTCTTCATTGTTTTATTTTTAGCTTCAGTATTGCTTAAATTAGTTCATGATATTTTCCGTGGAAAAAAATTGGCGATAGCTGCTACATCAATCTTGTTATTTGTTGTAGGATACTGGTTTGTAAGACATAATATCAGATTTCCAAAAACATTATTTGATCTGGTTCTGATCGCTCAGTTTTATTTCATGTGTGGGCGTTTATTATCTGAGAGTGGTTTTATGTCAAAGATTAAGTTCAATATTGATATTCTTGCTTGTATACTCGTAATACTTATATACCCTTTATATTATTTTGCTAATATATATTGGGGAGGGACAGACTACCCTAGTAGAAGCTTCGGCAACCCTATAATTAATGTGATTTCCGCTTTTATTGGCATAACCGCTACTATTGCTATAAGTTATCTTTTGAGGAATATTAGAATACTTAAATGGATTTTTATAAAATTGGGCGAAATAACGCTAGCGATTGCATTTATGCATTTTCTCGCTTTTAGAGTTTTCTTCGGGATTTTGTATCTGCTTAATATCGTTGATCGCTCCCAGGTGCAACAGCTAATTCCTAGCCAGAATGCGAATTATCAGCTAGTGCTGTTTATATTTACAATTGCCTTCTGCTGGATAATAAATTTCATATTACAGAAAAACGATGTTTGCGCGGCATTAATACTTGGCGTGAAGACGAAACCCTTCAACCGTATATCTTCCGTATTAGATTATATATTCAAACCGCTTCTTGATTTATGTGTAAGATTAAAGCTGTATTGTTCCAATCAATTATCAGCTGTGATACCTTATATTAAGCAAAGACCGATCTTATTTATATTCATGTTCATTATTATTGGATATAAGATCGTGTACTTTATGCGGCCATGGATCAATGTGAATGATGAGCTACTGATTCTAATAAGTTCTCAAAAAGGACTGGGCTCAATTTATGAATATATTGCTAATGTTAGTCTAAGCCAAGGTAGAGCCTATTTTCTGGGCAACTTAGTGGCCCTAATAATCTTTACAATTAAGAATGTTTATGTATTCCGCATCATTTGTTTATTGATACTTGTTTCTAACATCTATTCTTTCATTTTATTATGCAATAAGATCTGGAATAATACTGTTTTAAGCTGGATGTTATGCTTCTTATTTTTCGTAAGTCTTACTTTTTCATGGGAACCAGCTATTCCTAATGCTTATATCACATTCTATGGGGTAAGTATTACCGCATTGTTCTTATCATTAAGATATTTCTACCTATATATTGAGAATAAACAAACGAAATTCATTGTTTTGAGTATATTGGGATATATATTATGTCTCTTTACGTATGAGTTGTTTATTATATTTGCGCCACTATATTTATTAATAGCAATGAGTCGAATCAAGGGATTGAAAAAATCCATTTATAAAGTACTACCTATTATTATTTCTACAGCGGCTTATATTGTAATCTATCTGATTTGGAGAAAACTCTTCGGTTCTGGATACGAGGGTGCAAAGGTAGATCTCGCTAGCTTCTCCATTGTTGATTGTTTAAGAGCGATAGTAGTGATAGGACTTAGCGCTCTTCCAGGCGCATTATTATTAATCTCTAAATATCGGTATATATATTTTGATTTATATGGTGATCAACAATTTCAAAGTAAATACCTTAATATCATTGCACAGGTGTTCACAGTTCAAAATGTCATTCTAGGTCTTCTGGCATTCTATATCTTCTATAAATTATTACAAGAATCCAGAAGAGTTGTATTCTCAAATAGAATGATTATATATATAGGGATTGCTGCGGTATACATTTTTATCCCAAGTACAATATTGGCAGTGACTCCGCTCTATCAGGAAGCAGTGAAGAATAGTTCATTTATTACTTTAAATGCCTCTTATTTTTCACTATTTGCATGTATTCTGTTCTTTTGTTTATTGGTAATTAAGTTGCTACAGAGAGTTGGTTCTGAGAAAAAACAAAAGTTGGTTATCTTTCTAGGCGCTGCTTTTATTGCTATGATGTGTATTCTTAGTAATTTTCAGAGCGATACAATTACCAAACATCAGAATTATTTGAAACAGAGACTATCCTTTATTAATTCATTTATTAATAGTGATAGCTTCCGCAATATTCAAGATGGTGCGGTGATCTATGCTCCTTCAATATTTAAATCTGAAATGAGCCTAGCTATTCATGATTCGTTTTGGGATGAATACACCAAAATACGAATAGGAAAAAACGTTCACTTCACCAAAGAATTACCTGATTCTAGTGTCCATAATCCAGTATACTATTTAAAGGATATTGAGCTTGATTCAAGTCAAGAACGTTATCTCGTATTTGGCAAGATTGACGTTACTAACCAGCATAATGATTACTTAAGTGATGATGCTTTGGTGATATATAGTGGTAAACAGCGACAGCATATTATTGAAGGTAAGGTAAAAGATAATGGTATAGGGGAGATCAGCCTAAATGATCAAGGCACTACGTTTATGAATGGTGAATATCAGATCAGTGTTAGAAGTCAAGATGCGTTTACTAGTGATCAACTACCTGGATCTATGATATTTGCACTCAAAGGTCAGAAATTTTATTTGAATAGTATTCGTTTAGTCACTGGCCACTATGAAAGTTATGATTTACATGGACAAAAAGAAGGAAATACATTGGCTACAGGTACAGATAAATTGGGTTGGTATGCTCCTGAGAGTAATGGAAGCGGCACATGGATGAGTAAGGAAGCTAGTGTACGATTATTAACTGGACAAGCAGGTTCGCTTATCGTTAAAGGGTATATGACTGATTATATAGATTCTAACGAAATAGCTATTCTTGTCGACGGTGTTGAAATGGGAAGACAAACAGTAAGAAAAGGGGAATTTACCTTCAATGTTAAAGTTCCTGTAGATAAGAGTATTAAGGTTACTCTAGAAGCAGGAAAAACAATGATACCGGCTGATTTGAACATCAATAAGGATACAAGAGAGCTTTCTGTTTTAATAACCTCTATTAAAGCTGAATAG
- a CDS encoding glycosyltransferase family 2 protein has product MSTYNGETYIEEQLQSILRQTYPNITILIRDDGSSDDTVTIIQKYMSMYSDKIYLIQGSNVGVKQSFYELIQADQSDAAYCCFCDQDDIWMDDKIERAIKLLQSCDTAGLYFSSTMLTNHMLNPIKVWPTPPYKTLHFYNALVENIAVGATVVMNKTARDLIASKMIDTDNLQMHDWWAYLCVSAFGRLYYDERPSIYYRQHSSNVVGGHSTLYHKLCSKWQSFRKHSGDKLLKKQAMEFYKHYGDALDIEKLEQLKLFIQDRGSLKDKYLFLQRSKLYRQSFLENQLLKILILIDYI; this is encoded by the coding sequence ATGTCGACATACAATGGAGAGACCTATATTGAAGAGCAGCTTCAGAGTATTTTACGACAAACGTATCCTAATATAACTATTCTTATTCGTGACGATGGTTCAAGCGATGATACAGTGACCATCATTCAGAAATATATGAGTATGTATTCTGACAAGATTTATTTGATACAAGGTAGTAATGTAGGGGTTAAGCAAAGCTTCTATGAATTAATTCAAGCAGATCAATCCGATGCAGCATACTGCTGTTTTTGTGATCAAGATGATATTTGGATGGATGACAAGATTGAAAGAGCAATTAAACTTTTACAATCCTGCGATACTGCGGGATTGTATTTCTCATCAACGATGCTAACTAATCACATGCTAAATCCGATCAAGGTTTGGCCAACTCCTCCATACAAGACGCTACATTTCTACAATGCTTTAGTAGAAAATATTGCTGTAGGAGCAACAGTGGTTATGAATAAAACAGCGAGGGATTTGATCGCTTCAAAAATGATAGATACAGATAATCTTCAAATGCATGACTGGTGGGCTTATCTATGCGTATCTGCATTTGGCAGGTTATACTATGACGAAAGGCCATCTATTTATTATAGGCAGCATAGTAGTAATGTTGTTGGAGGTCATAGTACGTTATATCACAAATTGTGTAGTAAGTGGCAGAGCTTCCGTAAGCATTCTGGAGATAAACTATTGAAGAAACAAGCAATGGAGTTTTACAAGCACTACGGGGATGCGTTAGATATTGAGAAGCTCGAACAATTGAAGCTATTTATTCAAGATCGAGGCTCATTAAAAGACAAGTATCTGTTTCTTCAAAGATCAAAGCTATATCGACAATCTTTTCTAGAGAATCAACTACTTAAAATTCTTATTTTAATAGACTATATCTAG